A DNA window from Gemella massiliensis contains the following coding sequences:
- the thrC gene encoding threonine synthase: protein MIYESTRDINKKISPSEAILQGLSEEGGLFVLRDLGKNKLDLKGLVGKNYYEIAEEVLKLFVDFSRQEIKDCVNNAYRGKFSDENITPLVKLSDGYILELFNGPTSAFKDIGLSLLPQLTKTALTKVKDKNDILILTATSGDTGKAALEGFKDVTGTKIMVFYPDDGVSTVQKMQMQTQEGKNTKVCAIYGNFDDAQSGIKELFTDEELKKQLLEKNIKLSSANSINIGRLIPQIVYYIVAYVDLIKEQKITVGEKINFIVPTGNFGNILAGYYAERIGLPINKLICASNSNNVLHDFLTTGIYNKNREFLKTISPSMDILISSNLERLIYYMSGCDNKYVDKLMEDLKETGCYKVNDDILRKITDKFQSGFADDNTTKKIIKDIYKKDGYLLDTHTAVAYKVLLDNPDKEHINVVLSTASPYKFTESVYSAINGISDKDEFELMKELNKKTQVSIPENLKDLDKKEIRHKDVIKKEDMKKYILEKLGEL, encoded by the coding sequence ATGATTTATGAAAGTACACGAGATATAAATAAAAAAATTAGTCCAAGTGAAGCTATTCTTCAAGGATTAAGTGAAGAGGGAGGTTTATTTGTATTAAGAGATTTGGGAAAAAATAAATTGGATTTAAAAGGCTTGGTTGGTAAAAATTATTATGAAATTGCAGAGGAAGTATTAAAACTATTCGTTGATTTTAGCAGACAGGAAATTAAAGACTGTGTAAATAATGCTTATCGTGGAAAATTTTCTGATGAGAATATAACCCCGCTTGTTAAGTTAAGTGACGGTTATATATTGGAATTATTTAATGGTCCGACGAGTGCGTTTAAAGATATTGGTTTGTCATTATTACCGCAACTAACTAAGACAGCTTTAACAAAGGTAAAAGATAAAAATGACATACTTATATTAACGGCGACGAGCGGAGATACCGGAAAAGCAGCATTGGAAGGCTTTAAAGATGTAACGGGAACAAAAATAATGGTTTTTTATCCTGATGATGGAGTGAGTACAGTTCAAAAAATGCAAATGCAAACTCAAGAAGGAAAGAATACAAAAGTATGTGCTATTTATGGAAATTTTGATGATGCACAAAGTGGTATTAAAGAACTGTTTACAGATGAAGAATTAAAAAAACAATTATTAGAAAAAAATATTAAATTATCAAGCGCAAATTCAATTAATATCGGACGATTAATTCCTCAAATTGTTTATTATATTGTAGCATATGTAGATTTAATTAAAGAGCAAAAAATTACGGTGGGAGAAAAAATAAATTTTATCGTTCCTACCGGAAATTTCGGAAATATCCTTGCCGGTTATTATGCAGAGCGAATTGGTTTACCCATTAATAAGTTAATTTGTGCAAGTAACAGCAATAATGTCTTACATGATTTTTTAACAACCGGTATTTATAATAAAAATCGTGAATTTTTAAAAACTATATCTCCAAGCATGGATATTCTTATTTCCAGTAATCTTGAAAGGTTAATTTACTACATGAGCGGTTGTGATAACAAATATGTTGATAAACTTATGGAAGACTTAAAAGAAACAGGATGCTACAAAGTTAATGATGATATATTGCGAAAAATTACCGATAAATTTCAATCAGGTTTTGCTGATGATAACACTACTAAAAAAATTATCAAAGATATTTATAAAAAAGACGGATATTTATTAGATACTCATACAGCGGTGGCTTACAAGGTTTTGTTGGATAATCCGGATAAAGAACATATAAATGTTGTTCTTTCAACAGCTTCTCCGTATAAATTTACCGAAAGTGTTTATTCGGCAATAAACGGAATAAGTGATAAAGACGAATTTGAATTAATGAAAGAATTAAATAAAAAAACGCAGGTTTCTATTCCGGAAAATCTTAAGGATTTGGATAAAAAAGAAATTAGACACAAAGATGTGATTAAAAAAGAAGATATGAAAAAATATATTTTAGAGAAATTAGGTGAGTTATAA
- the thrB gene encoding homoserine kinase gives MVKVRVPATSANIGCGFDTLGVALTLYATFDFEIIESGVEFVGFEERFANEKNLVYVTLQTVLRKLEKTISGVRISIQNDVPISRGLGSSSTCVVAGIYGAYLLTNTRLDKQEIFTIANEIEGHPDNVSPAIFGSLSSSCTTDDKEAVTVKYKVDERFNFLALIPDFETSTEQARKVMPEKISLKDAIYSLSRLGSVIKAFETYNLTLLNKVMGDKIHEPYRKRIIHEYQEVKEICEKVDSKGFFISGSGSTLMNIVECVESIEKIKEDLAKLKYNWRPILLKVDTEGTVVI, from the coding sequence ATGGTAAAAGTAAGAGTGCCGGCTACATCAGCCAATATCGGTTGCGGTTTTGATACTTTAGGTGTAGCTTTAACTTTATATGCCACATTTGATTTTGAAATAATCGAAAGTGGAGTGGAGTTCGTCGGTTTTGAAGAACGATTTGCCAATGAAAAAAATCTGGTATATGTTACTTTACAAACGGTATTAAGAAAATTAGAAAAAACAATAAGCGGAGTTAGAATTTCTATTCAAAATGATGTTCCGATTTCAAGAGGCTTGGGTAGCAGTTCCACATGCGTTGTAGCAGGGATTTACGGTGCATATTTATTGACAAATACAAGGCTTGATAAACAAGAAATATTTACGATTGCTAATGAAATAGAAGGACACCCCGATAATGTTTCACCGGCAATTTTTGGAAGTTTGAGTTCATCGTGTACAACTGATGACAAAGAAGCTGTAACGGTAAAATATAAGGTGGACGAACGTTTTAACTTTTTAGCACTTATTCCGGATTTTGAAACATCAACGGAACAAGCACGAAAAGTTATGCCGGAAAAAATTTCTTTAAAAGATGCTATTTATTCATTATCAAGACTGGGTTCGGTGATTAAAGCGTTTGAAACCTATAATTTAACTTTATTAAATAAAGTAATGGGTGATAAAATTCATGAACCTTATCGTAAAAGAATAATACATGAATATCAAGAAGTAAAAGAAATTTGTGAAAAAGTGGATAGTAAAGGCTTTTTTATCTCAGGTAGCGGTTCAACACTTATGAATATAGTAGAGTGTGTAGAAAGTATAGAGAAAATAAAAGAAGATTTAGCCAAATTGAAATATAATTGGCGTCCGATTTTACTAAAAGTAGATACGGAAGGAACGGTAGTAATATAA
- a CDS encoding homoserine dehydrogenase gives MKIAILGFGTVGSGVYDIIANSTTSELKNIEVKSVFARSRDKMPLATNDINEILNDKEISLVVECLGGLTPAYEFIKKSLEHKKHVVTANKAVAAKYLNEFIALAKKNNVKFLFEASVGGGIPWLAGLEKAGRVDKINRIYGIFNGTSNYILDNMYRNNQEFDSTLKTAQNLGYAEADPSADIDGGDVVNKIILSNALGFNIHISPEFPTYSMRYITKNDIDYLKKHDFAIKYIGEANVNDSNYETSVMLTIFSKDSQEAVVPLNNNIITLNGNFIGELKFFGQGAGKFPTGNAIVQDIIDINSNVPRKEITIKNHLVFSKKLTRKNYLLRSKVNLNHDFIESSEQYKENHYLKTKEITLEQLEQLLKLLKQDNNILVAKFH, from the coding sequence ATGAAAATAGCAATTTTAGGATTTGGAACAGTAGGTAGTGGTGTTTATGATATTATTGCCAATTCCACTACTTCGGAACTAAAAAATATTGAAGTAAAAAGTGTTTTCGCTCGCAGCCGTGATAAGATGCCCCTTGCAACAAACGATATAAACGAAATCTTAAATGATAAAGAAATTTCTCTTGTTGTTGAGTGTCTGGGTGGTTTAACACCTGCATATGAATTTATTAAAAAATCGCTAGAACATAAAAAACATGTGGTAACTGCAAATAAGGCTGTTGCTGCGAAGTATCTTAATGAATTTATTGCTCTTGCTAAAAAAAATAATGTTAAATTTTTATTTGAAGCAAGTGTCGGCGGTGGAATACCATGGTTAGCAGGTCTTGAAAAAGCGGGAAGAGTAGACAAAATAAATCGAATCTACGGAATTTTCAACGGAACCAGCAACTACATCTTAGATAATATGTATAGAAATAATCAAGAATTTGATTCTACATTAAAAACTGCTCAAAATCTCGGTTATGCAGAAGCAGATCCAAGTGCGGATATTGATGGTGGTGATGTTGTTAACAAAATTATTTTGAGCAATGCGTTAGGATTTAATATTCATATTTCACCAGAATTTCCTACATACTCAATGCGTTACATCACAAAAAACGATATTGATTATCTGAAAAAACATGATTTCGCTATAAAATATATCGGTGAAGCAAATGTTAACGATTCAAACTATGAAACTTCCGTTATGCTTACTATTTTTTCTAAAGATAGTCAAGAAGCCGTTGTTCCGTTAAATAATAATATTATTACACTAAACGGAAACTTTATAGGCGAACTTAAATTTTTCGGACAAGGGGCAGGAAAGTTTCCAACCGGTAATGCTATTGTCCAAGATATAATTGATATTAATTCAAACGTACCGAGAAAAGAGATTACTATAAAAAATCATCTTGTCTTCTCTAAAAAACTTACCAGAAAGAATTATTTACTACGCTCTAAAGTTAATTTAAACCATGATTTTATTGAAAGCAGTGAACAATATAAAGAAAATCATTATTTAAAAACTAAGGAAATTACTTTAGAACAATTAGAACAACTGCTAAAATTACTAAAACAAGATAACAATATATTAGTGGCTAAATTTCATTAA
- a CDS encoding 1,4-dihydroxy-2-naphthoate polyprenyltransferase encodes MDKLREFFLCTRPHSYPAAFAPVLLGSAYALNYVKSISYIKFLIFLVACLLIQAATNLFNEYYDYKKGLDKIDSEGISGSIIKGRLSAKEVLVGAILLYLIALIFGIILSFITSFNIFIVGIICMFAGYFYTGGKYPIAYSPFGEIVSGFFMGTVIVSLAFYIQTTFVNIDIVIISAPLFLLIGSILLANNIRDLDNDKNSGRKTYAIVVGKNYAIKTLAAVFIIVYSLNILFSFTKYGTFFNLLVLLTLPLAVKIIKGFNDNNDKKTMAPYMVLTAKLTIFIGLLMSGAYILKYIFL; translated from the coding sequence GTGGATAAATTAAGAGAATTTTTCTTATGTACAAGACCGCATAGTTATCCTGCAGCTTTTGCACCCGTACTACTTGGATCAGCCTATGCTTTAAATTATGTTAAGAGTATATCATATATAAAATTTTTAATATTTTTAGTAGCATGTTTATTAATTCAAGCTGCAACAAATCTATTTAATGAATATTATGATTATAAGAAAGGCTTAGATAAAATTGATTCAGAAGGAATTTCCGGTTCAATAATAAAAGGTAGGTTAAGTGCTAAAGAAGTCTTAGTCGGTGCAATACTTCTTTATTTAATAGCACTGATTTTCGGGATAATTCTTTCTTTTATAACAAGTTTTAATATTTTTATAGTCGGGATAATTTGTATGTTTGCAGGATATTTTTATACAGGAGGTAAGTATCCTATTGCATATTCTCCGTTTGGAGAAATTGTATCCGGATTTTTTATGGGTACTGTGATAGTAAGTTTAGCATTTTATATTCAAACAACTTTTGTAAATATAGATATAGTAATAATATCAGCACCGCTGTTTTTATTAATCGGCAGTATCCTTCTTGCCAATAACATTCGTGATTTGGATAATGATAAAAATTCAGGCAGAAAGACTTACGCAATAGTTGTAGGAAAAAACTATGCAATTAAAACATTAGCCGCAGTGTTTATTATTGTTTATAGTTTAAATATTTTATTCTCATTCACTAAGTACGGTACATTTTTTAACTTACTCGTTTTGCTAACATTACCTTTAGCTGTAAAAATAATAAAAGGCTTTAACGATAATAATGATAAAAAAACTATGGCACCTTATATGGTTCTTACTGCTAAATTAACTATTTTTATAGGATTATTAATGTCAGGTGCGTATATATTAAAGTATATATTTTTATAA
- a CDS encoding HD domain-containing protein, giving the protein MFINEFKTDMEVSMFFLLDNVVRGIATSGKPYLTITLKDKTGSIDGKIWDVKDEDTENLKSGIIIFVEGTVLDYRGKLQLKVKNYRLKTGDENINIQDFIQTAPLPKEVMISELNNFLKDIDNAKLKAVTIELLNKYKKQFLTFPAAKSMHHDFYSGLIYHTTTMLKVAKALLVIYPSLNKDLLYSGIILHDLGKTVELSGPIGTSYTLEGELLGHIVIMSDEVARAAEKLGINGEEIILLRHIILAHHGKYEFGSPKLPMLKEAEIINFIDNIDARMQMFDKNLANVEPGSFSDKLFGLEGRHFYVPTFDKEEG; this is encoded by the coding sequence ATGTTTATTAACGAATTTAAAACCGATATGGAAGTTAGTATGTTTTTTCTTTTGGATAATGTAGTTCGTGGTATAGCAACAAGCGGGAAACCTTATTTAACCATAACCTTAAAAGATAAAACAGGGAGTATTGACGGGAAAATTTGGGATGTTAAAGATGAAGATACGGAAAATTTAAAATCAGGAATAATAATTTTTGTCGAGGGGACAGTATTAGATTATCGTGGTAAATTACAACTAAAAGTAAAAAATTATCGCTTAAAAACCGGTGATGAAAATATTAATATTCAAGATTTTATTCAAACAGCACCACTACCTAAAGAGGTAATGATAAGCGAATTAAATAATTTTTTAAAAGATATAGATAATGCAAAATTAAAAGCGGTAACAATAGAATTATTAAATAAATATAAAAAACAATTTTTGACTTTTCCGGCGGCGAAGTCTATGCACCATGATTTTTATTCAGGACTTATTTACCATACAACAACTATGTTAAAGGTGGCAAAAGCATTGCTTGTTATTTATCCGTCACTAAATAAAGATTTATTATACAGCGGTATTATTTTGCATGATTTAGGAAAAACAGTTGAATTAAGCGGCCCGATAGGAACATCTTATACACTCGAGGGTGAACTTTTAGGGCATATAGTTATTATGAGTGATGAAGTAGCCAGAGCGGCTGAAAAACTTGGTATAAATGGCGAGGAAATTATTTTGCTACGTCATATTATTTTGGCACATCATGGTAAGTATGAATTTGGTTCGCCTAAGTTACCGATGCTTAAGGAAGCGGAAATTATTAATTTTATAGATAATATAGACGCCAGAATGCAAATGTTTGATAAAAATTTAGCAAATGTAGAACCGGGTAGTTTTTCTGATAAACTGTTCGGTTTAGAAGGACGCCACTTTTATGTGCCGACATTTGATAAAGAAGAAGGATAA
- a CDS encoding NAD(P)H-dependent oxidoreductase, whose amino-acid sequence MNVLQILCHPDFDNKNRVSNILALTGETELKKKGFNNIKTLNLYSPNCYIPVMDKHMFNYENKKLTPKEQKDYTRQKELLAQWKNTDIIFIYMPLHNFNIVSKFKDYIDNIVIVNETFECEIETLIGLDNPDKKIIFVLTSGGEFDSHIQYINLDFTVDYLRGILGVMGINHMQLLRVQGLDLEKNNKERIIETAKMDLTKIIKETL is encoded by the coding sequence ATGAACGTATTGCAAATTCTTTGCCATCCGGATTTTGATAACAAAAATCGTGTTTCCAATATTTTAGCCTTAACCGGTGAAACAGAATTAAAGAAGAAAGGTTTTAACAATATCAAAACTTTAAACCTGTACTCACCGAATTGTTATATTCCTGTTATGGATAAACATATGTTTAATTATGAAAACAAAAAATTGACACCAAAAGAACAAAAAGATTATACAAGACAAAAAGAATTATTAGCCCAATGGAAAAACACTGATATAATATTTATCTATATGCCGCTTCATAATTTTAATATTGTTTCTAAATTTAAAGATTATATTGATAATATCGTTATAGTAAATGAAACTTTTGAATGTGAAATAGAAACTTTAATTGGGCTTGATAATCCGGACAAAAAAATTATCTTTGTTCTTACAAGTGGCGGAGAATTTGATAGCCATATTCAGTATATAAATCTTGATTTTACCGTTGATTATCTCCGAGGAATACTCGGTGTAATGGGAATAAATCATATGCAACTTTTGCGTGTTCAAGGGTTGGATTTGGAAAAAAATAATAAAGAAAGAATAATAGAAACTGCAAAAATGGATTTAACAAAAATAATAAAAGAAACCTTATAA
- the metE gene encoding 5-methyltetrahydropteroyltriglutamate--homocysteine S-methyltransferase: MTKISNLGYPRLGEKREWKKLIEGYWNKTIRQNELFEETTKLRKEFLKKQFDAGVDFIPVGDFSLYDQILDLSIQFNIIPKRFSDRKVDIDLFFDIARGNKKHVASALKKWFNTNYHYIVPEWDNAQPKLNNTRLLDLYKEAREIVGNKAKPVITGPITFIALSSGVSDFKDALNKLVPLYTKVFKELVTAGATYIQIDEPIFVTDEGKNYIEYAYEVYNHFNKNINATLIFQTYFEALVSSEKLIDLPVAFGLDFVHGLEENLSYIESGLFKNKTVFAGVVDGRNIWSNNFETTEKLLKILKDNVKELIIQPSSSLLHVPVTAKNETELDKTLLNGLAFADEKLTELKLLAEKLDEITNPDYNNHIENYKKLQQADFRNLELESINNIRSTRLSNYAVRRVVQAKRFNFPLLPTTTIGSFPQSKKVRLQRALWKKGELSDTDYEKFIKEEIARWIKIQENLDLDVFVHGEFERTDMVEFFGQRFAGFASTKFGWVQSYGSRGVKPPIIYGDVKHIQAVTVKETAYAQSLTNHPVKGMLTGPITILNWSFERTDIPKAEIFNQIAIALKNEINLLEKAGISVTQVDEPALREGLPLRNNKKTKYLEEAVFAFRLATSSVKDDTQIHTHMCYSNFDEIIDSIRALDADVISIETSRSHGELISAFETAIYPLGIGLGVYDIHSPRIPTKEEIRHNILRPLQKLSKEQFWINPDCGLKTRDEKKTIEALKILVETTKEIRQELSDK, encoded by the coding sequence ATGACAAAAATTTCAAATTTAGGATACCCTCGTTTAGGTGAAAAAAGAGAATGGAAGAAATTAATTGAAGGTTACTGGAACAAAACAATTCGACAAAATGAATTATTTGAAGAAACTACCAAACTACGTAAAGAATTTTTGAAAAAACAATTTGATGCGGGAGTAGATTTTATTCCGGTCGGAGATTTTTCGCTATATGACCAAATTTTAGATTTATCAATTCAATTCAATATTATTCCAAAACGCTTTTCTGACAGAAAAGTTGATATTGATTTATTTTTCGATATTGCACGCGGTAACAAAAAACATGTTGCATCAGCATTGAAAAAATGGTTTAATACCAATTATCATTACATTGTACCGGAATGGGACAATGCCCAACCGAAACTAAATAACACTCGCTTACTTGATTTATATAAAGAAGCTCGTGAAATCGTCGGTAATAAAGCTAAACCTGTCATTACAGGTCCAATTACCTTTATAGCATTATCATCAGGAGTTAGCGACTTTAAAGACGCCTTGAATAAATTAGTACCTCTTTATACCAAAGTATTTAAAGAATTAGTAACTGCGGGCGCCACTTATATCCAAATAGATGAACCTATTTTTGTTACCGATGAAGGAAAAAATTATATTGAATATGCTTATGAAGTTTATAATCATTTTAATAAAAATATAAATGCAACATTAATTTTTCAGACATATTTTGAAGCATTGGTTAGTTCTGAAAAATTAATAGATTTACCGGTTGCATTCGGTTTAGATTTTGTTCATGGCTTAGAAGAAAACTTATCTTATATCGAATCCGGTTTATTTAAAAATAAAACCGTCTTTGCCGGTGTTGTTGACGGACGTAATATTTGGAGCAACAACTTTGAAACTACTGAAAAATTATTAAAGATATTAAAGGACAATGTAAAAGAATTAATTATTCAACCATCATCATCTCTTCTTCATGTTCCGGTAACCGCTAAAAATGAAACTGAATTAGATAAAACTTTATTAAACGGGCTGGCTTTCGCTGATGAAAAATTAACTGAATTAAAATTATTAGCTGAAAAATTAGACGAAATTACCAACCCTGATTATAATAACCACATCGAAAATTACAAAAAACTTCAACAAGCTGATTTTAGAAATTTGGAACTTGAATCAATAAACAATATTCGTTCTACTCGCTTATCCAACTACGCCGTTCGTCGTGTTGTTCAAGCTAAACGTTTTAACTTCCCGTTATTACCGACAACAACAATCGGCTCATTCCCACAATCTAAAAAGGTTCGTTTGCAACGAGCTTTATGGAAAAAAGGAGAATTATCTGATACTGATTATGAAAAATTCATTAAAGAAGAGATTGCACGTTGGATAAAAATTCAAGAAAATCTTGATCTTGATGTATTTGTTCACGGTGAATTTGAACGTACCGACATGGTGGAGTTTTTCGGTCAACGTTTTGCAGGCTTCGCTTCGACAAAATTCGGTTGGGTTCAGTCTTATGGTTCACGTGGAGTTAAACCTCCCATTATCTACGGAGATGTAAAACATATTCAGGCTGTAACTGTTAAAGAAACCGCCTATGCTCAAAGTTTAACTAATCATCCTGTTAAAGGAATGTTAACCGGACCGATAACTATTTTAAACTGGTCATTTGAACGCACAGATATTCCGAAAGCTGAAATCTTTAATCAAATCGCTATAGCACTTAAAAATGAAATTAATTTGCTGGAAAAAGCGGGTATTTCCGTTACTCAAGTTGATGAACCGGCTTTACGTGAAGGATTACCGCTGCGTAATAACAAAAAAACTAAATACCTTGAAGAAGCGGTATTTGCATTTAGACTTGCTACTTCATCGGTTAAAGATGATACCCAAATTCATACTCATATGTGTTACTCCAACTTCGATGAGATAATCGACTCGATCCGTGCATTAGATGCCGATGTTATATCTATTGAAACTAGCAGAAGCCACGGAGAATTAATTTCCGCTTTTGAAACTGCAATCTATCCGTTAGGAATCGGTTTAGGAGTTTATGACATCCACTCACCACGTATCCCGACAAAAGAAGAAATTAGACACAATATTTTACGTCCATTACAAAAATTATCCAAAGAGCAATTTTGGATTAATCCGGACTGCGGTCTTAAAACACGTGATGAAAAAAAAACCATAGAAGCCCTTAAAATATTAGTAGAAACAACTAAAGAAATTCGCCAAGAACTTTCCGATAAATAA
- a CDS encoding aspartate kinase, whose translation MVKVAKFGGSSVASAEQFKKVKNIVELDPARKLVVVSAIGKADNKDNKITDLLYLCYAHIKYNISTDTIFSMIENKYLTIADELGLTFDIQGELTKLKNELTKDIDEEYLVSRGEYLTGLLMAEYLGYYFVDAKNLIFFNYQGKIDYGKTQDAFNKLIKKHDKLLIPGFYGSLPNGEIKIMSRGGGDVTGAIIANIADAEVYENWTDVSGILMADPRIIKNPREIKVINYSELRELSYMGASVLHEEAIFPVRDKEIPIQIKNTNNPKNTGTIISDNADIIENKNIVTGIAGKKNFSIITIKKNHMANEIGLVGKVLKVLEEYHVNIEHIPSGIDSFSIVVETNTIKPFIHELVAKIKNIIQADEINVTNEISLIATVGEKMKNSLGLSARLFGSLGKAGVNIALISQTNDEINIIIGVHNNDYEKTITALYNEFK comes from the coding sequence ATGGTCAAAGTAGCTAAATTTGGAGGAAGTTCAGTAGCAAGTGCTGAACAATTTAAAAAAGTTAAAAATATAGTGGAACTGGATCCTGCAAGAAAACTTGTAGTAGTCAGTGCAATAGGTAAAGCTGACAACAAAGATAATAAAATAACAGATTTACTATACTTGTGCTACGCTCATATTAAATACAATATCAGTACTGACACTATTTTTTCAATGATTGAGAATAAATATTTAACTATTGCAGATGAATTAGGATTAACATTTGATATTCAAGGTGAACTTACCAAACTTAAAAATGAACTTACTAAGGACATTGATGAAGAATATCTGGTTAGTCGTGGCGAATACTTGACAGGACTTCTTATGGCTGAATATTTAGGCTATTACTTTGTTGATGCCAAAAATTTAATTTTTTTCAATTACCAAGGTAAAATTGATTACGGAAAAACTCAAGATGCTTTTAATAAATTAATTAAAAAGCATGATAAATTATTAATTCCCGGTTTTTACGGAAGTCTGCCGAATGGTGAAATTAAAATAATGTCACGTGGAGGCGGTGACGTAACAGGTGCTATTATTGCAAATATCGCAGATGCCGAGGTTTATGAAAACTGGACGGACGTTTCGGGTATTCTTATGGCTGATCCGCGTATTATAAAAAATCCGCGTGAAATTAAAGTAATCAACTACTCAGAACTACGTGAACTTTCTTATATGGGGGCAAGTGTTCTCCATGAAGAAGCGATTTTTCCTGTTCGTGATAAAGAAATACCTATTCAAATTAAAAATACCAATAACCCTAAAAATACCGGTACAATTATTAGCGATAATGCAGATATAATTGAAAATAAAAATATCGTTACCGGTATCGCCGGCAAAAAGAATTTTTCCATCATTACTATTAAAAAAAATCATATGGCAAACGAAATCGGATTGGTAGGAAAAGTCCTTAAGGTACTCGAAGAATATCACGTCAATATCGAACATATTCCAAGTGGTATTGATTCATTCTCTATTGTTGTCGAAACAAATACGATCAAGCCATTTATTCATGAACTTGTAGCAAAAATTAAAAATATTATTCAAGCTGATGAAATTAATGTAACAAACGAAATTTCTCTTATAGCCACCGTTGGTGAAAAAATGAAAAATTCTCTCGGCTTATCGGCACGTTTATTCGGTTCTTTAGGTAAAGCAGGAGTTAATATTGCATTAATCTCACAAACCAATGATGAAATAAATATTATTATCGGTGTTCATAATAATGATTATGAAAAAACAATAACCGCCCTTTATAATGAATTTAAGTAA
- a CDS encoding NAD(P)-dependent oxidoreductase: protein MKIVWIGTGVMGESMAGHLLDAGHELFVYNRTQSKTAALIKRGATLLEKIEDAPLKADIVFSMVGYPKDVEEVYLGEHGLLKNAKKGQIFVDMSTSSPTLAEKISAEFAKVGAFALDLPVTGGDIGAKNGTLSIMAGGDKDVFEKNVLPLVQHLGKNITYFGKAGKGQYTKLANQIAIATTMISVAESFKFAKSVGLNMDDFFKTVSTGSGGSFSMTSYGPRILKGDFKPGFFVHHFIKDMRLALEECEKMNIKLPGLELVYKLYTSLEEEVKNTNGTQAISKYYNL from the coding sequence ATGAAAATTGTATGGATCGGTACCGGTGTAATGGGAGAAAGTATGGCTGGGCATTTATTGGATGCCGGACATGAGTTATTTGTTTATAATCGAACTCAGTCTAAAACAGCAGCCCTTATTAAAAGAGGAGCAACCCTTTTAGAAAAAATTGAGGATGCACCGTTAAAAGCTGATATAGTTTTCTCTATGGTCGGCTATCCTAAAGATGTTGAAGAAGTTTATTTAGGTGAACACGGACTTTTAAAAAACGCTAAAAAAGGGCAAATATTTGTAGATATGTCTACATCATCACCTACTTTGGCAGAAAAAATAAGTGCCGAATTTGCAAAAGTTGGAGCTTTTGCTTTAGATTTACCTGTTACCGGCGGAGATATAGGTGCTAAAAACGGTACACTCTCTATTATGGCAGGTGGAGATAAAGATGTCTTTGAAAAAAATGTTTTACCGCTGGTACAACATTTAGGTAAAAATATCACCTATTTCGGCAAAGCGGGTAAAGGTCAATATACAAAACTTGCTAATCAGATCGCTATTGCCACTACTATGATTTCAGTAGCAGAAAGCTTTAAATTTGCGAAATCTGTCGGTCTGAATATGGACGATTTCTTTAAAACCGTTTCAACCGGTTCCGGTGGAAGTTTTTCTATGACTTCTTACGGTCCACGTATCTTGAAAGGTGATTTTAAACCCGGATTTTTCGTCCATCACTTTATAAAAGATATGCGATTGGCACTAGAAGAATGTGAAAAAATGAATATTAAACTTCCGGGTCTTGAACTTGTCTATAAACTTTATACCAGTTTAGAAGAAGAAGTTAAAAATACTAACGGAACACAAGCCATCTCTAAATACTATAATCTTTAA